Proteins from a genomic interval of Chroococcidiopsis thermalis PCC 7203:
- the dapF gene encoding diaminopimelate epimerase, whose amino-acid sequence MTTDFYKYHALGNDYIVIDPNIVNFNLSEKAIQLICDRNFGIGSDGILYGPIFTGDKIELRIFNPDGSEAEKSGNGIRIFSRYLVDAGYIKTKTFQLTTLGGEVAVEVLNPEATLFKVDMGTVTFESELIPVTGSPRQTVAIDLPVNDLTLKATCLSIGNPHCVIPGSEVSQELAVSLGAKIENHPLFPKRINVQFLQVLDRQNIQIEIWERGAGYTLASGSSSCAAASAAYKLGLVDDRVKVHMPGGEIDIEIVGDRVFMTGGVSAVAQGEFAKDFLSCLNLLID is encoded by the coding sequence ATGACAACTGATTTCTATAAATACCATGCTTTGGGAAACGATTATATTGTTATCGACCCAAATATAGTTAACTTTAACTTAAGTGAAAAAGCAATTCAATTAATTTGCGATCGCAATTTTGGTATTGGTTCAGATGGGATATTATATGGACCTATTTTTACAGGGGATAAGATAGAACTGAGAATTTTTAACCCTGATGGTAGTGAAGCTGAAAAAAGTGGTAATGGAATTCGGATTTTTTCGAGATATTTAGTTGATGCTGGATACATCAAGACAAAAACATTTCAATTAACAACTTTAGGCGGTGAGGTTGCTGTCGAAGTTTTAAACCCAGAAGCAACGCTGTTTAAAGTGGATATGGGAACTGTTACTTTTGAAAGTGAATTGATTCCGGTGACTGGTTCGCCTCGCCAAACAGTTGCGATCGATTTACCTGTAAACGATTTAACTTTGAAAGCCACTTGTTTATCTATTGGTAATCCTCACTGCGTTATCCCAGGATCGGAAGTTTCTCAGGAGCTTGCTGTATCTTTAGGGGCAAAAATTGAAAATCATCCGCTATTTCCTAAACGCATAAACGTGCAGTTTTTGCAAGTACTCGATCGCCAAAATATTCAAATAGAAATTTGGGAACGAGGCGCTGGTTATACTTTGGCTTCTGGTAGTAGTAGCTGTGCGGCTGCGAGTGCTGCTTATAAATTAGGTTTGGTTGACGATCGGGTTAAAGTACACATGCCAGGAGGAGAAATTGATATTGAGATAGTAGGCGATCGCGTTTTTATGACTGGTGGTGTGTCGGCTGTGGCTCAGGGTGAATTTGCGAAGGATTTTTTGAGCTGCCTGAATCTTCTCATCGATTGA
- a CDS encoding DeoR/GlpR family DNA-binding transcription regulator, with amino-acid sequence MLTAERRQYILDILRRDKKVLSSELSTALNVSEDTIRRDLRELAESGLLQRVHGGALLASPAIASYADRQKQAPKEKEAIARAAAKLVCAGQVVILDGGTTTLQVACHLPLDLQATVVTNSPPIAVALADHPYIEVVMLGGQLYKKAIVNVGAATVEALRMIRADLCMLGVCSLHPEIGISVTNLNEAYVKRAMIARAAEVVGLATAAKLDTAASYVVESIHALTYLVTAPTVSDRVLAAYKELGLAIVREEAGD; translated from the coding sequence ATGCTAACCGCAGAGAGACGGCAATACATCTTAGATATTCTGCGCCGCGATAAAAAGGTGCTGTCATCGGAACTCAGTACGGCGTTGAATGTTTCTGAGGATACGATTCGTCGAGATTTGCGGGAATTGGCAGAGTCGGGTTTGTTGCAACGGGTACATGGTGGGGCGCTTTTGGCTTCACCCGCGATCGCGAGTTACGCCGATCGCCAAAAACAAGCACCGAAAGAAAAAGAGGCGATCGCCCGTGCTGCGGCAAAATTAGTTTGTGCGGGGCAGGTGGTAATTTTGGATGGGGGTACGACGACGCTTCAGGTAGCTTGTCATTTACCGCTAGATTTACAAGCAACTGTCGTCACGAATAGCCCGCCAATCGCTGTTGCGTTGGCAGATCATCCCTATATTGAAGTCGTGATGTTGGGCGGACAGCTTTATAAAAAAGCCATAGTTAATGTTGGTGCGGCTACTGTTGAGGCGTTACGGATGATTCGTGCCGATTTGTGCATGTTGGGGGTGTGTAGTTTGCATCCAGAAATTGGAATTAGCGTGACGAATTTAAATGAGGCGTACGTCAAACGAGCGATGATTGCAAGGGCGGCGGAGGTGGTAGGATTGGCGACAGCTGCGAAATTAGATACGGCTGCATCCTATGTAGTTGAATCAATTCACGCTTTGACTTATCTGGTGACTGCGCCGACTGTATCGGATCGGGTGTTGGCTGCTTATAAAGAGTTGGGGTTGGCGATCGTGCGTGAGGAGGCTGGGGACTGA
- a CDS encoding transketolase C-terminal domain-containing protein has translation MTITATKFPIDLGAYKPLKLDPSNPVLTNEQRETLKANIQLCRDAIVLFTATGAAKGVGGHTGGPYDTVPEVMILDAFFRGAPDKFVPIFFDEAGHRVGTQYLMAALRGELPAEQLLKYREANSKLPGHPELGLTPGVQFSSGRLGHMWPYVNGVAMANPGKAVFCLGSDGSQQEGNDAEAARLAIAQHLNVKLIIDDNDVTIAGHPSKYLPGFSVAKTLQGHGLKVLEGDGEDIDDLYRRLCEAVTTPGAIAVINKRPMCPGIEGLEGSTHGHDVISVDLALKYLESRGQAAAVEHIKSIQKPKDSYTFLGSGDKLGANRNVFGEAMVEVLGRMSETERKEKVMVIDSDLEGSCGLKKIHDAYPEIFIPSGIMERGNFSAAAGFGMEKGKQGVFATFSAFLEMCISEITMARLNYSNVLCHFSHAGVDDMADNTCHFGINNMFADNGLDDGHETRLYFPADANQMKACVNAVFSDPGLRFIFSTRSKVPNILDGNGNDLFGSNYKFVPGKDEVVREGTAGYIVSFGDALYRSLDAVERLKQEGIDVGLINKATLNVVDEETMAKIGKTSFVVVAEAFNRRTGLGSRFGSWLLERGYTPKYAHLGTYHEGCGGLWEQYPHQGIDPAGIMNKVKELAK, from the coding sequence ATGACTATCACCGCTACTAAATTCCCTATCGATCTCGGTGCATACAAACCTCTGAAACTCGATCCAAGCAACCCCGTCCTCACAAACGAACAGCGAGAAACTTTAAAAGCAAATATTCAACTTTGTCGCGATGCGATCGTTTTATTTACGGCAACTGGAGCTGCGAAAGGAGTTGGCGGACATACAGGTGGACCCTACGACACCGTACCAGAAGTCATGATTCTCGATGCCTTCTTTCGGGGAGCGCCGGATAAATTCGTGCCAATTTTCTTTGATGAAGCGGGACACCGAGTCGGCACTCAATATTTAATGGCAGCTTTACGCGGTGAATTACCAGCCGAACAACTGCTGAAATATCGCGAAGCAAATTCTAAACTACCAGGACACCCCGAACTAGGATTAACTCCTGGCGTGCAGTTTAGTTCGGGACGGCTGGGACATATGTGGCCCTATGTTAACGGTGTGGCAATGGCAAATCCTGGCAAAGCAGTATTTTGCTTGGGTTCGGACGGTTCGCAGCAAGAAGGCAATGACGCGGAAGCAGCACGGTTAGCGATCGCCCAACACCTCAACGTGAAGCTAATTATCGACGATAATGATGTAACAATCGCCGGACATCCTTCTAAATATTTGCCTGGTTTTAGCGTTGCCAAAACCCTACAAGGTCATGGGTTGAAAGTACTTGAGGGAGATGGTGAAGATATTGATGATTTGTACCGTCGTCTGTGCGAAGCTGTAACTACACCAGGTGCGATCGCGGTGATTAACAAGCGTCCCATGTGTCCCGGAATTGAAGGCTTAGAAGGCTCTACCCACGGTCATGACGTGATTTCGGTAGACTTGGCGCTGAAATATCTCGAATCTCGCGGACAAGCGGCGGCTGTCGAACATATCAAGAGCATCCAAAAACCCAAAGATAGTTACACTTTCCTCGGTTCTGGAGACAAATTAGGCGCTAACCGCAACGTATTTGGCGAAGCAATGGTAGAAGTTCTCGGTCGGATGAGCGAGACGGAACGCAAGGAAAAAGTCATGGTCATTGATAGCGACCTAGAAGGTTCCTGCGGTCTGAAGAAGATTCACGATGCTTACCCCGAAATCTTCATTCCTTCTGGGATTATGGAGCGCGGTAACTTTTCGGCTGCGGCTGGATTTGGCATGGAAAAAGGCAAGCAAGGAGTTTTTGCCACATTCAGCGCCTTCCTAGAAATGTGCATTTCTGAAATTACGATGGCGCGGCTGAATTATTCCAACGTTCTGTGCCATTTTTCCCATGCGGGTGTTGATGACATGGCAGATAATACTTGTCATTTTGGCATCAACAATATGTTTGCCGATAATGGCTTGGATGACGGTCACGAAACACGGCTGTATTTCCCCGCCGATGCCAATCAGATGAAAGCTTGCGTGAATGCTGTATTTAGCGATCCTGGTTTGCGTTTCATCTTCTCTACACGTTCCAAAGTACCAAACATTCTCGACGGTAACGGTAACGACTTATTTGGCAGCAACTACAAATTCGTCCCTGGTAAAGATGAAGTCGTGCGGGAAGGAACTGCGGGTTACATCGTCAGCTTTGGTGATGCCTTGTACCGCTCCCTCGATGCTGTAGAGCGTCTGAAGCAGGAAGGAATAGATGTGGGTTTAATTAATAAAGCCACGCTGAATGTTGTCGATGAGGAGACGATGGCAAAAATCGGCAAAACTTCCTTTGTAGTGGTTGCGGAAGCCTTTAACCGTCGCACTGGCTTGGGTAGTCGTTTCGGTTCTTGGTTATTAGAGCGCGGCTATACTCCTAAATACGCTCACCTCGGTACTTATCATGAAGGTTGTGGCGGTTTGTGGGAACAATACCCACATCAGGGAATTGACCCAGCAGGAATTATGAATAAAGTCAAGGAATTGGCGAAATAA